TCGGATGCCGCTAAGAGCAAGCTAGACTTACTACTCCGTAAGTACTTACCTAAATAGCTCTTCTACCCGCTGACGAATGGCTAAAAGGTTTAATGGCAAATCTTGCTGCAAGCGACGTTCTAGAAACCCAACAGGCATTGCCCGCTTAGGCCAGACTAAAACTGTATAGCTAAGGTTGGTGCCTGAGCGATCGCCTTCCATCTGAGGCTCTAGTCGCCAGCAGCCTGAGTATGAGTTAAAGTCTCCTTCAACCATACTGAAGCGAATTTCTTGCAAGAATACTTCTTCAAGATCTAAAACAACTCGCGCTGAAAAGTTAAATCGGAGCAGCTTTTGAGTACCAACTTGTTCTAAACGAATTCCCCCTTGAGGATGCTCTAAGCGATCGCTTTTACTCAGGTTAGGGATGAAATCAGGTAGGGCCTCGTAGTTGGTCAGAACTTGCCAAACTTGCTCAGCTGAACGTGGAATGTGAACTTTGGCAGAGATTTGTCGTTTTCTCCCTTCTACAGCCGCAGTCTCAACTTCTACAGTTTGGAGCAGGGCTGGGTCAGCAGCTTCAACAGCAAGATCGAGTCCTGCTTCTAGCTCTTCGGCATCTGCGGACAGGTTAGGGTCTAAGTTGGAAGTGAATTCATTAATCACAAGTTTTCTCAAACAAAACTACGACTATTCGATAAAAGTCTAAGGATTATCACTACGGAAAATGTGCGGCAAAGTCAAGGTAAAAGACGTTTCACAGTGACCTATTTCTTCTAAGGGGCGGCTGGCGACTGTAATCGTACCATTCAAATGTTGAACTAGACATTTCACTAGGGCAAGTCCTAAACCTGTTCCTTGAACTGCTCGTTGAGTCACGCCTTGCCCGCGCCGAAACTTATCAAAAATGTAGGGCAGTTCTTCCTCAGCAATACCAGATCCTGTATTAGACAAGGTTAAAACTGTTTGATTTTCTTGTGCTTCAGCTTGGTGCGCCACAGCTAAACGAATGGTACTGTTAGGTTCTGCATACTTACTAGCATTGGTTAATAGCTCTACTAAGATGCGGTTTAGACTGTCGTAATCGGTTTGCAAAAATAGCGATCGCTTGGGTAGATCTGTAATTAAGGTCAAACCTTTACTCACCAACTTCTCTGCAAAAGCATCTACTAGTTCTCCAATTAAACTTTTGAGATCGACCTTTTGCAGGTAAACAGATGCTTGATTTGATTCTAGTTTTTGCAATGCCAATAAATCATTAATCAAGTTTGTTTCTTGATTGCATTGCTGCTCTAAGATATCAAGGTATTTATTTTGGCGCTCCGGTGTTAACTCTGCTTGGCGTAACATCCGAATTGCTAAAGTCATACTGGTTAAAGGCGTCAGCAGCTCATGGCTCATAGTGCTCAAAAACTCATCTTTGAGCTGGTTAAGTTGCCGTAGCTGGTCGATTTGCTTGCGAGTTCTCTCGTAGAGCTTGGCTTGAACTTCTAAACTTCGCTGTAGTTGAACGGTACGTTCTTCTGCTAAAGCTTGCACTTGGCGTAAGGTTTGCGACTGAATAATGGCAGTACTCACTTGAGCCCCAACCAGCTCTGTCAGTTTCAGTTCTTCTGGTTGCCAGTGCCGAGGCTGGCGATGCTGGAGAACTAGAAATCCTAAAATAGTCCCTTGGTTTTCTAGGGGAATCATCAAAAGAGCGGGGAAGGCATGAGGAGTAAAAATGGGGGCCACACCTGCCCTACGAGCCGTATCGGTGGATTCGTACCCGTTCGTCAGCACGACCGGACTGCCAGAGTTTGTAAATGCTTGCTGACAAAGTATACATTCTGACAACCAAAATCCTTCGTTCAGAGAGGGATCTAAGGTAGCTAACTCAAGACCATTCCCGCCCTCCGGTTTGAACCATTCGGAGACAACTGTAGCTTTAACTCGCAGCGATCGCTCTAACGATCGGCTTTTAACCACCGGGTCAGAATACTTGAGCATTAAGATCAAGCTGCGATCGGCTTGGAGGGCCTGGGCTGCTCCAGAAGTTGCCAACCTCAGAATTTGATTCAGTTCTACGGCATTACGGATAGCTACAGTTAGCTGATCAACTAAAGCTTGCCGATCATCTTGCTGTCGGATTCGCTGTTGAGCATGAAACTGTGAGATCGCGATCGCAACTTGATCTAACACATTATTTAGATTTGTAATTTCCTTATCTGTCCAGTCGTGAGGCTGCGAACGGATTAAACCGACTATGCCATTCTGCTGGCCTTGAAATTGGGTTGTACTACCCAAAAGTGCATGAACGGGTGGGCCATCCCACTGCCAATCAACCCCTATCTCAGATTGAACAGCTTGTAGATCAGAAAGACTACACAAGCTCTTAGAAGCACTAGAAGCACAGTGCAGGATAGTTTGGAGAACAGGATGCTGGGCAATACCCACTGAAGAATCACATACGACTCTATGCTCTAGAGCTTGCCACCAATAAAGCGCCTGAGGCACAATCTCATGATTCCAGCAAACGGCTAAGTAACAATCAGCCTGAAATGTTTCTCCTAAAACTTGAGCAATTTGTTGTAAGACTGCTTCTGGTTCAGTAGCAGTAACCAAGATACGGTTCAACTTTTGCAGAAGAGAGACATTGCCTACAACATGGGGCATAGATGAAGGCAGGGTCTCCTGCGCCAAGACCAATTTTTTTGAGGGAGGCGATGGCAAAGTACTTGTAGTCGCAATAGGTGCCTGCAATTCTACTGGTAGCAATGTTTCTAGCGGCGGAGTGGGGCCGCACTGGTTCTGTAATACATGATGCTTGGAAACACTTCTTGAGTGCTGTGCAGCAAGTCCTGTTGTTTCCTGTGAGTCCATCATGAACTACAAAATCTCACCTAGCTTTACCGACGTAACTCCCCTGCTTAAGATTAGGATTCCCATCTCTACTCGGTCTTTAGCAGGCTGAGGGGCTCGATTTAGAAGTAAAAAATTGTTGATTTGTGTTTACTTTCCAGATGCCATTCGCCTCAGAGTACACTGACCTCAACGGCAAAAGTAACCGTGATTTCCCTGCGATTTTTGATTAAAGTCAAATATTGCAGCTTTGCCGTTATGTTGATACATAAGAACTGCTGTTGCTGTAGAGACTTCGTATGACCGCCAAACAACTTTCTTCGGTCAGGCAACCCACTCCCAATGTGATTGGAACTGTGAAGGGA
The sequence above is a segment of the Trichocoleus desertorum ATA4-8-CV12 genome. Coding sequences within it:
- a CDS encoding SRPBCC family protein → MINEFTSNLDPNLSADAEELEAGLDLAVEAADPALLQTVEVETAAVEGRKRQISAKVHIPRSAEQVWQVLTNYEALPDFIPNLSKSDRLEHPQGGIRLEQVGTQKLLRFNFSARVVLDLEEVFLQEIRFSMVEGDFNSYSGCWRLEPQMEGDRSGTNLSYTVLVWPKRAMPVGFLERRLQQDLPLNLLAIRQRVEELFR
- a CDS encoding GAF domain-containing sensor histidine kinase codes for the protein MPHVVGNVSLLQKLNRILVTATEPEAVLQQIAQVLGETFQADCYLAVCWNHEIVPQALYWWQALEHRVVCDSSVGIAQHPVLQTILHCASSASKSLCSLSDLQAVQSEIGVDWQWDGPPVHALLGSTTQFQGQQNGIVGLIRSQPHDWTDKEITNLNNVLDQVAIAISQFHAQQRIRQQDDRQALVDQLTVAIRNAVELNQILRLATSGAAQALQADRSLILMLKYSDPVVKSRSLERSLRVKATVVSEWFKPEGGNGLELATLDPSLNEGFWLSECILCQQAFTNSGSPVVLTNGYESTDTARRAGVAPIFTPHAFPALLMIPLENQGTILGFLVLQHRQPRHWQPEELKLTELVGAQVSTAIIQSQTLRQVQALAEERTVQLQRSLEVQAKLYERTRKQIDQLRQLNQLKDEFLSTMSHELLTPLTSMTLAIRMLRQAELTPERQNKYLDILEQQCNQETNLINDLLALQKLESNQASVYLQKVDLKSLIGELVDAFAEKLVSKGLTLITDLPKRSLFLQTDYDSLNRILVELLTNASKYAEPNSTIRLAVAHQAEAQENQTVLTLSNTGSGIAEEELPYIFDKFRRGQGVTQRAVQGTGLGLALVKCLVQHLNGTITVASRPLEEIGHCETSFTLTLPHIFRSDNP